The DNA sequence ATTTTTCGAATGATAGATGGAACCAAGATTGACATAAGCTAATGCGATGTAACGATCATTTTTTATTTGATCACTGATGTTAAGGCTCTTCAAGGTATACCTATTGGCGAGCTCTAATGAATCAATTTCATTGTATAAAGCACCTATGTTCAGATAAGCAACTGCTATTGCAATACTATCCTTGTCTGCAAGTTTTAATGACAAGCTACGCTTATAGTATTTTAATGCCGTGTTGAAATTTCCTTGGTGACGGTGAATTATGGCAATATTGTTCAAGGCACCTGCCTTTCCTTTTGTATTACCTTGTATTTCATGAATTCTAAGCGCATTCGTGTAATACTCGATGGCTTTAGCATGCAATCCCTGCTCATGATAAATGGAACCAATGTTATTTAGCACACGTGCGGCAGCCGTTTCGTCTCCAAGTGTTTGTTTGATACGAAGCGATTCATTGAGGTAATTGAGCGCGATAGTGTTCTTTCCTAACGAATTGTAGATCAACCCAAGATTGCCAGTCGCAAAGCCCTTCGACTTAGCGTAAAAGTCCCTGTAATTCGCTGCTAAATTCTTTTCGAGGTGAATGCTCGCAATTGAATCAATCTTCAGGTTTAAGTTTAAGTCTAATTCAGGGTCGTATCTATAAATGATATTGTCCCACTTTTTAAGTGCGTTGATCCTTAACGTATCATTTTTTGCGCTTTTGACGACGAGCCTTAACGAGTCAATTATTGCAGTCTCATCCGTAGATTCCTGACCAACCGCAGAAAAGGATAAAAGAGTTGATAACAAAAGTAGAAACCTCATTAACTGCAATAATTTTAAGGTAAAAATAGGTAAAAAAGGATGTCATGGTTATAACATTGGCTAAAAACCATACGGGTTTGCGCTTCGTGGGATTATTTAAAAGTGAAAAACATTCTTAACTTCGAGAAACAAAATTGGGTAAATAAGCCGTACGGTTCCTAGCCTGAGCCGTTCGGCGAAAGCTACTCCCTCTACCTTCTCTACCTTAAGTGGCAATTGCATCGCCACGTATCTCTTTACGACTCTTGTTAAAAACAACCATCGTGAATTTATCTCCTGAAGAAAAAAACCGCTACGCCCGGCATTTGATCCTTCCTGGTTTTGGAATGGAAGCCCAGCTCAAACTGAAGGCTGCCCGAGTGCTCGTCATTGGTGCCGGCGGCTTGGGTAGCCCGCTTTTGCAATACCTGGCTGCCGCCGGTGTGGGTACCATTGGCATTATCGACCCCGATAGGGTGAGCAGCAGCAACCTCCAACGACAGGTTTTGTACGGAGAAAAAGATTTGGGCAAACTAAAGGTTGAAGCTGCTAAAGAGCGGCTCCTGGATTTGAACCCTCATCTTTCGATCAACACCTATCCGCAAGTTTTTGACAAAAACAATGCGATGGAAATATTATCTGAGTACGAGATAATTGCGGATGGGACAGATAATTTCCCTACCAGGTACTTGGTCAATGATGCCTGTGTACTCGCAGGAAAGCCCTACGTGTATGGTTCAATCTTCCGCTTTGAAGGTCAGGTGAGTGTCTTTAACCTGGCAATGCCGGATGGCAGTAGAAGTCCTAATTACCGCGACCTCTACCCCACTCCACCACCACCAGATCAGGTACCCAATTGTGCAGAAGGCGGTGTATTGGGAGTATTGCCTGGTATGATTGGGGCGATGCAAGCCAATGAAGTTATCAAAATCATTACCGAAACGGGCACTTCGCTAGCGGGCAAAATGGTACTTTTTGATGCTGCCCATTTTAGTCAGCACACCTTACGTTACAAGGCCAATCCCGCTACGAAGATTGAAGCACTTATTGACTACGAAGTATTTTGCGGCTTGCCTGCACAAGAACAATTACCCAGCATTGATGCGGGGACACTGAAAGCGATGCTGCAACGTAAGGAAGACTTCCTTCTTTTGGATGTAAGAGAGCAAAGTGAATACGACTTGGATCATCTCGACGGAAAGCTCATGCCGCTGGTAGAGTTGCCCGAAAAATGGCAAGAGCTGCCAAAACAAACCTTGGTAGTTGTGCACTGCCAAAGCGGTGCTCGCAGCGCCAGAGCTGTAGCATTTTTACAAGAGAAGGGTTATTCTCAGGTCTATAATCTGGAAGGAGGGATAAATGCTTATCGCAATTTAACAAGCGCAATACCACCACTTACTTAGCTCCTCTTCTGTTTCCAGGAGGTATTCATTGATTTTTTTCAAGCCTTCAAGCCGAACGCTACCATCGGTAAGAATAGCTTCTTTGAGCTTGCGATTCAATCGTACAGAATGTGCCAGAGCGAGTTCGGTAAGTTTGTCGACCAAGTCCATATTGGGCTCGTCTTTGCGGGG is a window from the Lewinella sp. LCG006 genome containing:
- the moeB gene encoding molybdopterin-synthase adenylyltransferase MoeB, whose amino-acid sequence is MNLSPEEKNRYARHLILPGFGMEAQLKLKAARVLVIGAGGLGSPLLQYLAAAGVGTIGIIDPDRVSSSNLQRQVLYGEKDLGKLKVEAAKERLLDLNPHLSINTYPQVFDKNNAMEILSEYEIIADGTDNFPTRYLVNDACVLAGKPYVYGSIFRFEGQVSVFNLAMPDGSRSPNYRDLYPTPPPPDQVPNCAEGGVLGVLPGMIGAMQANEVIKIITETGTSLAGKMVLFDAAHFSQHTLRYKANPATKIEALIDYEVFCGLPAQEQLPSIDAGTLKAMLQRKEDFLLLDVREQSEYDLDHLDGKLMPLVELPEKWQELPKQTLVVVHCQSGARSARAVAFLQEKGYSQVYNLEGGINAYRNLTSAIPPLT